A region of Salvelinus alpinus chromosome 6, SLU_Salpinus.1, whole genome shotgun sequence DNA encodes the following proteins:
- the LOC139578470 gene encoding paired amphipathic helix protein Sin3b-like isoform X2: MSVTISGTMAKIQAHSNTKQINQIQDKAYVVQKQVQQQHFQKLKVEDALSYLDQVKIRFGNDPGIYNKFLDIMKEFKSQSIDTPGVINRVSQLFHGHPDLVLGFNAFLPPGYRIEIPKNGVVFLQSPFSAQVSPGQGKSMASPAVSATGSSVAEVGSAQSEAVASPESIYSSSGPPEPPSRLSLPLPSRESPSQPQSSSVSPPASEPSPVEFDSAISYVNKIKNRFLDHPEIYRSFLEILHTYQKEQLEVKESRGHGSSGMTEDEVFSKVASLFKGQEDLLAEFGQFLPDAKRSLFTGSSLTGKDHLKRAEDEDMSKQSKKRPRPMLLPHMTPLLKKKMKFSCSKDQSFASVGKHGVLREFTFFDKLRRFFKSREVYENFLRCIALFNQEVVSGAELLQLVTPFLGKFPELYTQFKSFLGDKELSHSVSGLSDRYMEGGGGREVDYASCKRLGSSYRALPKTYQQPKCSGRTAICKEVLNDTWVSFPSWSEDSTFVSSKKTPYEEQLHRCEDERFELDVVLETNLATIRVLESVQKKLSRLSPEDQDRFRLDDCLGGTSEVIQRRAIYRIYGDKAPEIIEGLKRSPATAVPVVLKRLKAKEEEWREAQQGFNKIWREQYEKAYLKSLDHQGVNFKQNDMKALRSKSLLNEIESVYDERQEQSTEEGGVVQQGRDGSSAPAVSDPHMVFTYEDKQILEDAASLIIYHVKRQPTIHKDDKDHIKRIIQHFVPDLFFSRRGELSETEEWTDEEVEEGGDRGGGCGGIPGAVATSGSQQHQPQHQQLNGESRRRRCASPQTVELGVASSHSLAPEGGEKVDLRDPEAEHQKELDGVYNLFFVNNNWYFFLRLHQTLCQRLLRVYRQAERQLLEHRAEQNRERLLMAEGRDLAMELRLKQPSEVELEEYYPAFLDMVRSLLDGNLESTQYEDTLREMFTIHAYIGFTIDKLIQNIIRQLQHLVSDEVCLQVAELYLAERKRGAAGANLSSQCVRTAWETSYQWKSERVMAEENCFKVMFIQNQGQVTLTIELLDTEEAQADDPLDVQCLSSYMEQFVGTESTLCSQNEGYFFKPVFLPRNLRHFRRWQVRQVEAMRCRREWHRQLGVESAGSLDCRFKLNTHKMVFVMNSEDYMYRRGALVKARKSQHRVAVNQHERFDKWHQGWLVEHVTPAAERSVHDWLIGEEEEDMIPCKTTCLNTQVKGLPVNRYQVHYSRKPPSP; encoded by the exons ATGTCTGTTACTATCTCCGGGACCATGGCGAAAATTCAGGCACACAGCAACACGAAGCAAATAAACCAAATTCAAGACAAGGCCTATGTTGTACAAAAGCAAGTGCAACAACAGCACTTTCAAAAACTGAAG GTTGAAGATGCCCTATCATACCTGGACCAAGTGAAAATACGATTTGGGAATGACCCTGGAATATACAACAAATTTCTTGACATAATGAAAGAATTCAAATCACAAAG CATTGACACACCGGGTGTTATAAACCGTGTGTCTCAGCTCTTCCACGGGCACCCGGACCTCGTCTTAGGATTCAATGCCTTCCTGCCCCCGGGGTATCGGATAGAGATTCCCAAGAATGGCGTGGTTTTCCTTCAGTCCCCATTCTCTGCCCAG GTGTCCCCAGGTCAGGGGAAGAGTATGGCAAGCCCTGCTGTGAGTGCCACAGGGTCATCTGTTGCTGAAGTTGGGTCTGCCCAAAGTGAAGCTGTGGCATCGCCTGAAAGCATCTACTCATCCTCAGGGCCCCCAGAGCCTCCCAGTAGACTGTCCTTGCCACTCCCCAGCAGAGAGAGCCCATCCCAGCCACAGTCCTCCTCAGTGTCCCCCCCTGCCTCAGAGCCCAGCCCAGTAGAATTTGACAGTGCAATCAGCTATGTCAACAAAATCAAAAACCGCTTCCTAGACCATCCAGAGATCTACAGATCCTTCCTTGAGATACTACACACTTACCAG AAGGAGCAGCTTGAGGTCAAGGAGAGCCGGGGTCATGGTAGTAGTGGAATGACAGAGGATGAAGTTTTCTCAAAAGTGGCCAGCCTCTTCAAAGGCCAAGAGGACTTACTGGCTGAGTTTGGACAGTTCTTACCAGATGCTAAGAGATCACTG TTCACTGGCAGCTCCCTGACTGGGAAAGACCATCTGAAGAGGGCAGAGGACGAGGACATGAGCAAACAGAGCAAGAAGAGACCCAGGCCCATGCTGCTGCCTCACATGACACCACTGCTCAAG aaaAAGATGAAGTTTTCATGCTCCAAAGACCAGTCCTTTGCCTCAGTTGGGAAGCATGGAGTCTTGCGGGAGTTCACATTTTTTGACAAG CTTCGCCGTTTCTTCAAGAGTCGGGAGGTATACGAGAACTTCCTCCGCTGTATTGCTTTGTTTAACCAGGAAGTGGTTTCGGGAGCAGAGCTGCTGCAGCTTGTCACTCCCTTTCTGGG GAAGTTTCCAGAGCTATATACCCAGTTCAAGTCTTTTCTGGGGGACAAAGAGCTCTCTCATTCAGTGTCTGGCCTGTCAGACCGATACATGGAAGGAGGTGGGGGCAGGGAGGTCGACTATGCCTCTTGCAAGCGCCTGGGATCCAGCTACAGAGCACTACCCAAGACTTACCAGCAGCCCAAGTGCAGCGGTCGCACTGCTATCTGCAAAGAG GTGCTGAATGACACCTGGGTTTCTTTCCCCTCGTGGTCGGAGGACTCTACGTTTGTGAGCTCAAAGAAAACCCCATACGAGGAGCAGCTTCATCGCTGTGAGGACGAAAGGTTTGAG ttGGATGTGGTCCTAGAGACTAACCTGGCCACCATCCGGGTCCTGGAGAGCGTTCAGAAGAAGCTGTCCCGTCTGTCGCCTGAGGACCAGGATCGCTTCCGTCTGGACGATTGTCTGGGAGGCACATCTGAGGTCATCCAGCGGCGAGCCATCTACCGTATCTACGGCGACAAGGCCCCTGAGATTATAGAGGGGCTGAAGAGGAGCCCTGCTACTGCCGTGCCTGTGGTGCTCAAGAG ATTGAAAGcgaaggaggaggagtggagagaagcCCAGCAGGGCTTCAACAAGATCTGGAGGGAGCAGTATGAGAAGGCCTACCTCAAGTCCCTGGACCACCAGGGGGTCAACTTCAAGCAGAATGACATGAAGGCCCTTCGATCCAAGAGCCTGCTCAATGAGATTGAAAGTGTTTATGATGAG CGTCAGGAGCAGAGCACAGAGGAGGGAGGCGTGGTCCAGCAGGGGCGTGACGGGAGCAGCGCGCCAGCGGTCAGCGATCCCCACATGGTGTTCACCTACGAGGACAAGCAGATCCTGGAGGATGCCGCCTCTCTAATCATCTACCACGTCAAACGCCAGCCCACCATCCACAAGGACGACAAGGACCACATCAAGCGCATCATCCAGCACTTTGTCCCCGACCTCTTCTTCTCCCGCCGGGGCGAGCTCAGCGAGACGGAGGAGTGGACGgacgaggaggtggaggagggaggagaccgGGGAGGAGGCTGTGGCGGTATACCAGGAGCCGTAGCAACATCGGGCAGTCAGCAACATCAACCTCAGCATCAGCAGCTGAACGGGGAGTCGAGGCGGCGGCGCTGCGCCTCTCCTCAGACAGTGGAGCTTGGTGTAGCCTCGTCCCATAGCCTGGCtccagagggaggggagaaggtgGACCTGAGAGACCCTGAGGCAGAGCACCAGAAGGAGCTGGACGGAGTCTACAACCTGTTCTTTGTCAACAACAACTGGTACTTCTTCCTGCGGCTTCACCAGACCCTGTGCCAGCGGCTGCTGAGGGTGTACCGGCAGGCGGAGAGGCAACTGCTGGAGCACCGGGCAGAGCAGAACCGTGAGAGGCTTCTGATGGCCGAGGGCCGCGACCTGGCCATGGAGCTCCGCCTCAAACAGCCCA GTGAGGTAGAACTGGAGGAGTACTATCCAGCGTTCCTGGATATGGTGCGCAGTCTTCTGGATGGGAACCTGGAGTCCACACAGTATGAGGACACATTGCGGGAGATGTTTACCATCCATGCCTACATTGGCTTCACCATCGACAAGCTCAtccagaacatcattagacag CTGCAGCACCTGGTGAGCGACGAGGTGTGTCTGCAGGTGGCTGAGCTGTACCTGGCCGAGAGGAAGAGGGGCGCGGCGGGGGCTAACCTGTCGTCCCAGTGTGTGAGAACAGCCTGGGAGACCAGCTACCAGTGGAAGTCGGAGAGGGTAATGGCCGAGGAGAACTGCTTTAAG GTAATGTTCATTCAGAACCAGGGCCAGGTGACCTTGACCATTGAGCTGCTGGACACAGAGGAGGCCCAGGCTGATGATCCATTGGATGTACAG TGCCTGTCCAGCTACATGGAACAGTTTGTAGGGACAGAGTCGACGCTTTGCTCGCAGAACGAAGGCTACTTTTTCAAACCGGTATTTTTGCCCAG GAACCTGAGGCACTTCAGACGCTGGCAGGTGCGGCAGGTGGAAGCGATGCGCTGCAGACGGGAGTGGCACAGGCAGCTGGGAGTGGAGAGTGCTGGCAGCCTGGACTGCCGCTTTAAACTCAACACCCACAAGATGGTGTTCGTCATGAACTCTGAGGACTACATGTACCGCCGGGGAGCGCTGGTCAAAGCAAGGAAG tcccAGCACAGGGTTGCTGTGAACCAGCACGAGCGCTTTGACAAGTGGCACCAGGGCTGGCTGGTGGAGCACGTGACCCCGGCGGCCGAGCGCTCGGTCCACGACTGGCTGAtaggcgaggaggaggaggacatgatTCCGTGCAAGACCACCTGCCTCAACACACAGGTCAAAGGCCTGCCTGTCAACAGATACCAGGTGCATTACAGTAGGAAACCCCCCTCTCCGTAG
- the LOC139578470 gene encoding paired amphipathic helix protein Sin3b-like isoform X1: MSVTISGTMAKIQAHSNTKQINQIQDKAYVVQKQVQQQHFQKLKVEDALSYLDQVKIRFGNDPGIYNKFLDIMKEFKSQSIDTPGVINRVSQLFHGHPDLVLGFNAFLPPGYRIEIPKNGVVFLQSPFSAQVSPGQGKSMASPAVSATGSSVAEVGSAQSEAVASPESIYSSSGPPEPPSRLSLPLPSRESPSQPQSSSVSPPASEPSPVEFDSAISYVNKIKNRFLDHPEIYRSFLEILHTYQVHCVINMKEQLEVKESRGHGSSGMTEDEVFSKVASLFKGQEDLLAEFGQFLPDAKRSLFTGSSLTGKDHLKRAEDEDMSKQSKKRPRPMLLPHMTPLLKKKMKFSCSKDQSFASVGKHGVLREFTFFDKLRRFFKSREVYENFLRCIALFNQEVVSGAELLQLVTPFLGKFPELYTQFKSFLGDKELSHSVSGLSDRYMEGGGGREVDYASCKRLGSSYRALPKTYQQPKCSGRTAICKEVLNDTWVSFPSWSEDSTFVSSKKTPYEEQLHRCEDERFELDVVLETNLATIRVLESVQKKLSRLSPEDQDRFRLDDCLGGTSEVIQRRAIYRIYGDKAPEIIEGLKRSPATAVPVVLKRLKAKEEEWREAQQGFNKIWREQYEKAYLKSLDHQGVNFKQNDMKALRSKSLLNEIESVYDERQEQSTEEGGVVQQGRDGSSAPAVSDPHMVFTYEDKQILEDAASLIIYHVKRQPTIHKDDKDHIKRIIQHFVPDLFFSRRGELSETEEWTDEEVEEGGDRGGGCGGIPGAVATSGSQQHQPQHQQLNGESRRRRCASPQTVELGVASSHSLAPEGGEKVDLRDPEAEHQKELDGVYNLFFVNNNWYFFLRLHQTLCQRLLRVYRQAERQLLEHRAEQNRERLLMAEGRDLAMELRLKQPSEVELEEYYPAFLDMVRSLLDGNLESTQYEDTLREMFTIHAYIGFTIDKLIQNIIRQLQHLVSDEVCLQVAELYLAERKRGAAGANLSSQCVRTAWETSYQWKSERVMAEENCFKVMFIQNQGQVTLTIELLDTEEAQADDPLDVQCLSSYMEQFVGTESTLCSQNEGYFFKPVFLPRNLRHFRRWQVRQVEAMRCRREWHRQLGVESAGSLDCRFKLNTHKMVFVMNSEDYMYRRGALVKARKSQHRVAVNQHERFDKWHQGWLVEHVTPAAERSVHDWLIGEEEEDMIPCKTTCLNTQVKGLPVNRYQVHYSRKPPSP; encoded by the exons ATGTCTGTTACTATCTCCGGGACCATGGCGAAAATTCAGGCACACAGCAACACGAAGCAAATAAACCAAATTCAAGACAAGGCCTATGTTGTACAAAAGCAAGTGCAACAACAGCACTTTCAAAAACTGAAG GTTGAAGATGCCCTATCATACCTGGACCAAGTGAAAATACGATTTGGGAATGACCCTGGAATATACAACAAATTTCTTGACATAATGAAAGAATTCAAATCACAAAG CATTGACACACCGGGTGTTATAAACCGTGTGTCTCAGCTCTTCCACGGGCACCCGGACCTCGTCTTAGGATTCAATGCCTTCCTGCCCCCGGGGTATCGGATAGAGATTCCCAAGAATGGCGTGGTTTTCCTTCAGTCCCCATTCTCTGCCCAG GTGTCCCCAGGTCAGGGGAAGAGTATGGCAAGCCCTGCTGTGAGTGCCACAGGGTCATCTGTTGCTGAAGTTGGGTCTGCCCAAAGTGAAGCTGTGGCATCGCCTGAAAGCATCTACTCATCCTCAGGGCCCCCAGAGCCTCCCAGTAGACTGTCCTTGCCACTCCCCAGCAGAGAGAGCCCATCCCAGCCACAGTCCTCCTCAGTGTCCCCCCCTGCCTCAGAGCCCAGCCCAGTAGAATTTGACAGTGCAATCAGCTATGTCAACAAAATCAAAAACCGCTTCCTAGACCATCCAGAGATCTACAGATCCTTCCTTGAGATACTACACACTTACCAGGTACACTGTGTCATCAATATG AAGGAGCAGCTTGAGGTCAAGGAGAGCCGGGGTCATGGTAGTAGTGGAATGACAGAGGATGAAGTTTTCTCAAAAGTGGCCAGCCTCTTCAAAGGCCAAGAGGACTTACTGGCTGAGTTTGGACAGTTCTTACCAGATGCTAAGAGATCACTG TTCACTGGCAGCTCCCTGACTGGGAAAGACCATCTGAAGAGGGCAGAGGACGAGGACATGAGCAAACAGAGCAAGAAGAGACCCAGGCCCATGCTGCTGCCTCACATGACACCACTGCTCAAG aaaAAGATGAAGTTTTCATGCTCCAAAGACCAGTCCTTTGCCTCAGTTGGGAAGCATGGAGTCTTGCGGGAGTTCACATTTTTTGACAAG CTTCGCCGTTTCTTCAAGAGTCGGGAGGTATACGAGAACTTCCTCCGCTGTATTGCTTTGTTTAACCAGGAAGTGGTTTCGGGAGCAGAGCTGCTGCAGCTTGTCACTCCCTTTCTGGG GAAGTTTCCAGAGCTATATACCCAGTTCAAGTCTTTTCTGGGGGACAAAGAGCTCTCTCATTCAGTGTCTGGCCTGTCAGACCGATACATGGAAGGAGGTGGGGGCAGGGAGGTCGACTATGCCTCTTGCAAGCGCCTGGGATCCAGCTACAGAGCACTACCCAAGACTTACCAGCAGCCCAAGTGCAGCGGTCGCACTGCTATCTGCAAAGAG GTGCTGAATGACACCTGGGTTTCTTTCCCCTCGTGGTCGGAGGACTCTACGTTTGTGAGCTCAAAGAAAACCCCATACGAGGAGCAGCTTCATCGCTGTGAGGACGAAAGGTTTGAG ttGGATGTGGTCCTAGAGACTAACCTGGCCACCATCCGGGTCCTGGAGAGCGTTCAGAAGAAGCTGTCCCGTCTGTCGCCTGAGGACCAGGATCGCTTCCGTCTGGACGATTGTCTGGGAGGCACATCTGAGGTCATCCAGCGGCGAGCCATCTACCGTATCTACGGCGACAAGGCCCCTGAGATTATAGAGGGGCTGAAGAGGAGCCCTGCTACTGCCGTGCCTGTGGTGCTCAAGAG ATTGAAAGcgaaggaggaggagtggagagaagcCCAGCAGGGCTTCAACAAGATCTGGAGGGAGCAGTATGAGAAGGCCTACCTCAAGTCCCTGGACCACCAGGGGGTCAACTTCAAGCAGAATGACATGAAGGCCCTTCGATCCAAGAGCCTGCTCAATGAGATTGAAAGTGTTTATGATGAG CGTCAGGAGCAGAGCACAGAGGAGGGAGGCGTGGTCCAGCAGGGGCGTGACGGGAGCAGCGCGCCAGCGGTCAGCGATCCCCACATGGTGTTCACCTACGAGGACAAGCAGATCCTGGAGGATGCCGCCTCTCTAATCATCTACCACGTCAAACGCCAGCCCACCATCCACAAGGACGACAAGGACCACATCAAGCGCATCATCCAGCACTTTGTCCCCGACCTCTTCTTCTCCCGCCGGGGCGAGCTCAGCGAGACGGAGGAGTGGACGgacgaggaggtggaggagggaggagaccgGGGAGGAGGCTGTGGCGGTATACCAGGAGCCGTAGCAACATCGGGCAGTCAGCAACATCAACCTCAGCATCAGCAGCTGAACGGGGAGTCGAGGCGGCGGCGCTGCGCCTCTCCTCAGACAGTGGAGCTTGGTGTAGCCTCGTCCCATAGCCTGGCtccagagggaggggagaaggtgGACCTGAGAGACCCTGAGGCAGAGCACCAGAAGGAGCTGGACGGAGTCTACAACCTGTTCTTTGTCAACAACAACTGGTACTTCTTCCTGCGGCTTCACCAGACCCTGTGCCAGCGGCTGCTGAGGGTGTACCGGCAGGCGGAGAGGCAACTGCTGGAGCACCGGGCAGAGCAGAACCGTGAGAGGCTTCTGATGGCCGAGGGCCGCGACCTGGCCATGGAGCTCCGCCTCAAACAGCCCA GTGAGGTAGAACTGGAGGAGTACTATCCAGCGTTCCTGGATATGGTGCGCAGTCTTCTGGATGGGAACCTGGAGTCCACACAGTATGAGGACACATTGCGGGAGATGTTTACCATCCATGCCTACATTGGCTTCACCATCGACAAGCTCAtccagaacatcattagacag CTGCAGCACCTGGTGAGCGACGAGGTGTGTCTGCAGGTGGCTGAGCTGTACCTGGCCGAGAGGAAGAGGGGCGCGGCGGGGGCTAACCTGTCGTCCCAGTGTGTGAGAACAGCCTGGGAGACCAGCTACCAGTGGAAGTCGGAGAGGGTAATGGCCGAGGAGAACTGCTTTAAG GTAATGTTCATTCAGAACCAGGGCCAGGTGACCTTGACCATTGAGCTGCTGGACACAGAGGAGGCCCAGGCTGATGATCCATTGGATGTACAG TGCCTGTCCAGCTACATGGAACAGTTTGTAGGGACAGAGTCGACGCTTTGCTCGCAGAACGAAGGCTACTTTTTCAAACCGGTATTTTTGCCCAG GAACCTGAGGCACTTCAGACGCTGGCAGGTGCGGCAGGTGGAAGCGATGCGCTGCAGACGGGAGTGGCACAGGCAGCTGGGAGTGGAGAGTGCTGGCAGCCTGGACTGCCGCTTTAAACTCAACACCCACAAGATGGTGTTCGTCATGAACTCTGAGGACTACATGTACCGCCGGGGAGCGCTGGTCAAAGCAAGGAAG tcccAGCACAGGGTTGCTGTGAACCAGCACGAGCGCTTTGACAAGTGGCACCAGGGCTGGCTGGTGGAGCACGTGACCCCGGCGGCCGAGCGCTCGGTCCACGACTGGCTGAtaggcgaggaggaggaggacatgatTCCGTGCAAGACCACCTGCCTCAACACACAGGTCAAAGGCCTGCCTGTCAACAGATACCAGGTGCATTACAGTAGGAAACCCCCCTCTCCGTAG
- the LOC139578473 gene encoding HAUS augmin-like complex subunit 5 isoform X2: protein MYNGSFHCLGDETDSIVRLKKVVGQSDAAKRLELQEQIEDLRAELNHLDSQINGTEAQLLTEEESINWSWGMVKENQRRELLLQAFKQRCMKERHVLSEDTRKISGHSQVLEQLSRKAELEVVFGNEASNSSGDYLNPTGAEPQVLRNVRELCDERLLFFQSLQESELKMASSTATHLTREQRTAVFQHWLSAVEDLLRCYPPNQVLSALQYLALGQEITLEEKLASLDVARDVAALRFRYESNHLLDISKEEEELPPVKSLLQSAWEEVEQSLMELAQTRSQIQQLKTQLHARKNEAEFELLGGESQTQALTQSVFELEMQCVMQVAVRDGVRNQCVEMEQHARDRQEALRNLRSQWQSITDFRQLVDVRQEQTRGLIKGNSTAKTELTRMHKEIGQFVQGKLTPQFGEVLSAANRLRNSVSQEARQFGNVSLVTLDCRLIEGEQRIPAAWLSIHRLHSSPFHNLCQSMAFPMYRAPEELYSQALSQHLELRFLRRLLQFHSSLANVEKQGALLPAPDQQALLLRVLEEDKELLQSLLPRVWELTQCCSQGLSYGNQVKTAISYWWDQPAQFALPDIRKGGLTFQQWLQRWKFAAKAS from the exons TTAAAAAAGGTAGTGGGGCAGAGTGATGCTGCTAAGCGGCTTGAGCTTCAGGAGCAGATAGAGGATCTGAGAGCCGAACTCAACCACCTGGACTCTCAAATCAATGGGACTGAAGCACAGCTACTTACTGAAG AAGAGTCCATTAACTGGAGCtggggaatggtgaaggagaacCAACGCCGGGAGCTGCTTTTACAGGCCTTTAAGCAGCGCTGCATGAAGGAGCGCCACGTTCTCTCAGAGGATACCCGCAAGATTAGTGGACACTCCCAGGTTCTGGAACAGCTGTCTAG GaaggcagagctggaggtggTGTTTGGAAATGAAGCCTCCAATAGCAGTGGGGACTATCTCAACCCAACAGGAGCAGAGCCTCAGGTTCTG CGTAATGTGAGAGAGCTGTGTGATGAAAGACTCCTCTTCTTCCAGTCTTTACAAGAGAGTGAGCTGAAAATGGCGTCCTCCACTGCCACACA CTTGACTCGTGAACAAAGAACTGCAGTATTTCAGCATTGGTTAAGTGCTGTGGAG GACTTGTTGCGATGCTATCCTCCAAACCAAGTGCTGTCAGCCTTGCAGTACCTGGCCTTGGGACAGGAAATTACATTGGAGGAGAAGCTTGCCTCATTGGATGTGGCTCGTGATGTTGCTGCATTACG GTTTCGCTATGAGAGTAATCACCTGTTAGACATCTCGAAAGAAGAGGAAGAGCTACCACCCGTTAAGAGTCTTTTACAG TCAGCCTGGGAGGAGGTGGAACAGAGTCTGATGGAACTGGCTCAAACGCGTTCACAAATTCAACAGCTGAAGACCCAGCTTCATGCCCGAAAGAATGAGGCAGAGTTTGAGCTGCTTGGCGGGGAATCTCAAACCCAAGCCCTGACACA GTCAGTGTTTGAGCTGGAGATGCAGTGTGTGATGCAGGTAGCAGTGCGAGATGGTGTGCGAAACCAGTGTGTTGAAATGGAGCAACATGCCAGGGACAGACAGGAGGCCCTTCGCAACCTGCGGAGCCAATGGCAGAGCATCACAGACTTCAGACAGCTTGTG GACGTCAGGCAGGAACAGACAAGAGGTCTGATCAAGGGGAATTCAACAGCTAAGACTGAACTGACTCGCATGCACAAGGAG ATTGGCCAGTTTGTCCAGGGAAAACTGACTCCCCAGTTTGGTGAAGTTCTTTCAGCAGCCAATAGGCTTCGCAACTCTGTGTCCCAGGAGGCCAGACAGTTTGGAAACGTGTCACTAGTAACACTTGATTGCAGGCTCATTGAAGG CGAGCAGAGAATTCCAGCTGCGTGGTTGTCTATCCATCGCTTGCATTCCTCGCCCTTCCACAATCTGTGTCAAAGCATGGCTTTTCCAATGTACAGG GCCCCTGAGGAACTGTACTCGCAAGCTCTATCCCAGCATTTGGAGCTTCGCTTTCTGCGTCGTTTGCTGCAATTTCACTCCTCTTTAGCAAATGTAGAGAAGCAAGGAGCGCTGCTACCTGCACCTGACCAACAAG CCCTCCTGCTACGTGTCCTGGAGGAAGACAAGGAGCTGCTTCAGTCTTTGTTACCCAGGGTTTGGGAGCTCACCCAGTGCTGCTCACAGGGCCTTTCTTACGGGAATCAGGTTAAGACTGCCATTTCCTATTG GTGGGATCAGCCTGCTCAGTTTGCTCTGCCTGACATACGCAAGGGGGGACTGACTTTTCAGCAGTGGCTACAGAGGTGGAAATTTGCAGCCAAGGCTTCTTAA
- the LOC139578473 gene encoding HAUS augmin-like complex subunit 5 isoform X3 translates to MVKENQRRELLLQAFKQRCMKERHVLSEDTRKISGHSQVLEQLSRKAELEVVFGNEASNSSGDYLNPTGAEPQVLRNVRELCDERLLFFQSLQESELKMASSTATHLTREQRTAVFQHWLSAVEDLLRCYPPNQVLSALQYLALGQEITLEEKLASLDVARDVAALRFRYESNHLLDISKEEEELPPVKSLLQSAWEEVEQSLMELAQTRSQIQQLKTQLHARKNEAEFELLGGESQTQALTQSVFELEMQCVMQVAVRDGVRNQCVEMEQHARDRQEALRNLRSQWQSITDFRQLVDVRQEQTRGLIKGNSTAKTELTRMHKEIGQFVQGKLTPQFGEVLSAANRLRNSVSQEARQFGNVSLVTLDCRLIEGEQRIPAAWLSIHRLHSSPFHNLCQSMAFPMYRAPEELYSQALSQHLELRFLRRLLQFHSSLANVEKQGALLPAPDQQALLLRVLEEDKELLQSLLPRVWELTQCCSQGLSYGNQVKTAISYWWDQPAQFALPDIRKGGLTFQQWLQRWKFAAKAS, encoded by the exons atggtgaaggagaacCAACGCCGGGAGCTGCTTTTACAGGCCTTTAAGCAGCGCTGCATGAAGGAGCGCCACGTTCTCTCAGAGGATACCCGCAAGATTAGTGGACACTCCCAGGTTCTGGAACAGCTGTCTAG GaaggcagagctggaggtggTGTTTGGAAATGAAGCCTCCAATAGCAGTGGGGACTATCTCAACCCAACAGGAGCAGAGCCTCAGGTTCTG CGTAATGTGAGAGAGCTGTGTGATGAAAGACTCCTCTTCTTCCAGTCTTTACAAGAGAGTGAGCTGAAAATGGCGTCCTCCACTGCCACACA CTTGACTCGTGAACAAAGAACTGCAGTATTTCAGCATTGGTTAAGTGCTGTGGAG GACTTGTTGCGATGCTATCCTCCAAACCAAGTGCTGTCAGCCTTGCAGTACCTGGCCTTGGGACAGGAAATTACATTGGAGGAGAAGCTTGCCTCATTGGATGTGGCTCGTGATGTTGCTGCATTACG GTTTCGCTATGAGAGTAATCACCTGTTAGACATCTCGAAAGAAGAGGAAGAGCTACCACCCGTTAAGAGTCTTTTACAG TCAGCCTGGGAGGAGGTGGAACAGAGTCTGATGGAACTGGCTCAAACGCGTTCACAAATTCAACAGCTGAAGACCCAGCTTCATGCCCGAAAGAATGAGGCAGAGTTTGAGCTGCTTGGCGGGGAATCTCAAACCCAAGCCCTGACACA GTCAGTGTTTGAGCTGGAGATGCAGTGTGTGATGCAGGTAGCAGTGCGAGATGGTGTGCGAAACCAGTGTGTTGAAATGGAGCAACATGCCAGGGACAGACAGGAGGCCCTTCGCAACCTGCGGAGCCAATGGCAGAGCATCACAGACTTCAGACAGCTTGTG GACGTCAGGCAGGAACAGACAAGAGGTCTGATCAAGGGGAATTCAACAGCTAAGACTGAACTGACTCGCATGCACAAGGAG ATTGGCCAGTTTGTCCAGGGAAAACTGACTCCCCAGTTTGGTGAAGTTCTTTCAGCAGCCAATAGGCTTCGCAACTCTGTGTCCCAGGAGGCCAGACAGTTTGGAAACGTGTCACTAGTAACACTTGATTGCAGGCTCATTGAAGG CGAGCAGAGAATTCCAGCTGCGTGGTTGTCTATCCATCGCTTGCATTCCTCGCCCTTCCACAATCTGTGTCAAAGCATGGCTTTTCCAATGTACAGG GCCCCTGAGGAACTGTACTCGCAAGCTCTATCCCAGCATTTGGAGCTTCGCTTTCTGCGTCGTTTGCTGCAATTTCACTCCTCTTTAGCAAATGTAGAGAAGCAAGGAGCGCTGCTACCTGCACCTGACCAACAAG CCCTCCTGCTACGTGTCCTGGAGGAAGACAAGGAGCTGCTTCAGTCTTTGTTACCCAGGGTTTGGGAGCTCACCCAGTGCTGCTCACAGGGCCTTTCTTACGGGAATCAGGTTAAGACTGCCATTTCCTATTG GTGGGATCAGCCTGCTCAGTTTGCTCTGCCTGACATACGCAAGGGGGGACTGACTTTTCAGCAGTGGCTACAGAGGTGGAAATTTGCAGCCAAGGCTTCTTAA